The DNA segment ATATCAGTAACTTTTagatctcttttattttttataaagagatCATCCTATCCATTTGGTTTCTCTCTTGACGTGACAAAATGTCCAAAACTGCAAGCTGCCTGAAAGAAGCTTCAATTCCTAGCTTGCGTCTTCAACTGACTGTCCATGAACATTGATGCAATAGTTCTCCTCGCGCGTCCCTTTGCATATATAGCTTGAATGATCACTTGAAGTGCATGCGTCGATCGCTTTAATATTCTAGTATCACAGACGTTTGCATGCAATCCGAACTGATCGACGCTAGCTGCCGCTATCATTGAACTGGatcattataataatatccgaGGGCCTGCGCAAAGCTGCAAGAGCCTGCCTGCCCTCATGATCCCAATCACCCTAATTATTCCAATCTTCTTACCCCTTTATAACCTTCTCGTATGTGTAGAGAAGCAATCAAATTGATCAAGTGATCATGAAGATCGATAGCCTAGAATCCCCTAACGACTAAGATATAATTCATCCTGTAGTGATTTGGATTCATCATATTACTAATGAAGTGTGCTTGTTCTGGTCATAaaggaattatataaaaataatcaattcTACAAACTAAAGTAGTTTCATATAATCTATCAGATTTgcttacaataaaaataagtacTTTATAGCCTGATGAACCATATCAAAATACATCAGTTTATGAgaatacttttatataatttctttgtagttaaattatttcttattaCTAATTATAGGTCGATTTCGTGTTGATCATGAATGTTATTGTAAAATTACCAATAACTTTAGAAAATCTAGTAACATTTTGAACGGAAATGTAGCCAGCTCAATCGATCCTATAGAatcgattatatatataattagctaattatatatatattatatatgggaTCCATGTGACTGAACTCGAAGAGATAAGTTTTACTGAAGATTGGAAAGAATGATAAAATGGAAGAGAAAGGGGTAAATTAATAAAGTACTTGGTTctaaaaaaactttaaatttttttagaaaatgtaacccaaaaaatttttagaatatcagatgtctttttttctttctttatttttggtaCTAAGGGCTAATTTGAGTACTAAagtattttgataatttattattttatcattattttttacatattttcattattttttactacttttcactattatttaatattttatcattacttttttattattatttatagaatatCTGATATCATCTTATTATCCTAAATTGGACGGCGTAAAAGCATGTTTAATTAGTCTGAGAactatttttcaatatatttatattcttatCAATGGAATTTGAAAAGTTGACGAGTCCACtgagaaattgagaaaatttttatgagatgcttttctttcttctttagctttcattattataatgttttgttttttttttttttctattttgtgttttttttttttcgaaattaATATTGGCAAtgatgattagataaaaataatttttaaaactgttTTGACCATTAAAAGATAGAAAGTCAaagaattttctaaaatcttcaaaaactttttgaatCAAACCAAGTCCTCAATTATGGTAACCATTTTTCCGTGATTTGATGTTAGTTGCATCAGCCTTATTTTCCACTTAGTTCCATTGATATCAATTGGTCAACATAAAGGACCATAGCActgaaaaaaagtgaatataAGAAGAGATAGAGGATGGAGGATAAACACCCAAAATAGGACGGTGTACTGATCGCCTTTGAAGGTACTGCTTTGAGGTTTGATTCCCCGTGTAAGTTTGGCATGCAATCATAAGAAATCATCCATTTATCCTCCCCCTTTATCAACGTATTATTATCTCAAAGAGGAAATGCAAGTCCTGGGGGTTTATCTTAGAGCATTTTAATTCCCTCGTCCCCACTCCCtctttagtttttgtatttgtttttatttttttgtttaatctaCTAGCTAGTAATCCAGCCGGCCAATTATTTCCACCTGAATGCATCATCGTATCTATTGCTAGTTTTTGCAGTCGAACGTACCGCACAGTTATGAGCATGAGGAGACTGAGGATTAGATGTTGTTGTGTACGTACACGCATAGCCCGGCCTATATATGCGTCGCCCCTGTAATGGACCCCGGCCTAGTGCTAATCAACCTTCTCGATCGCTATCTTCTCCCCCATTGATGATGATTTCTAGCGATAAAAGCATCTAATCAAGTATGCTGTTAACAGTTGACAACTTGACACATGAGATCGTATCTTAAACGTGGTCTTTACTTTGCACTGCAATGCTACCTACTTACTGTTCATATCTATGGTTCACATTACGAGCTGATCACTCATTTGTGTTGAACTTTTAGGCTCATCTTCAACAAACTCTACGAAAAAAAGGACTTCCAAAATGATTTATGCAGCGTCGCCCTTTTATTTCCTGTCTCAGAGAGAATTTCTACGTTCACAAAGGAGAAGTTTAGACATCAGAGTACAACTTTACTTCtataacaaacaaacaaattggAGACTCCATCACAATTAGAAAGACAAACAGGGGGAGAAGGCCGTGTGTACATGTCGACTGAAAAATCGACACGTGCACATGTAAAATGAATAACTCGATGAGTGGATACATACATTTTTCTACATAAAACTCCAAGTTATCGACAAGCCACTTTAAAGTCCGTGTCTTGACACCGTGTATTGCACGAACCTGCTTACCGCGCGACGTGTGCACATTACGTCAGCATAGCTTCTCAACCACAGTGCAGTGATATGATATCATATTCAGTCCGTCACGCTGCTCCAACTCCCACACATACGCACCCGCAATTGCCCACTTGCTCTCTCTTCCTACTCCTACATCGTGCATGTGCTTCTCCTCTCCTCTTTCTTCCACTATATATCTCCTTTCCAAACCCTTCCTTCCTACCCAATCTTATCTCTACCCTAACTCTACCTATTCCAAGCTCTATCGCCCACCGAAACTCAAGAACTTTCTGAATCTTTCAGATTGCACAGACATGAACGAAGCTACCTTGGGTGACTTTGGTTTTCCTCATCTTTGCCACCGAAGCTCCGGATTTAGCGGTCTCTTCCCTTTCCTTACGGAACAGTGGGGAGACTTGCCGTTCCATGTTAACGACTCCGAGGACATGATAGTCTACAACTCCCTCCGCGATGCCGTCAGTTTTGGGTGGTCTCCCTTAGATTTAAAGGCGACGAACGTTAAAGCGGAGCCGGAAGAGCTGTCGGAGCTGACTTCTATTACGGGAATTGTATTGGCTCGAGAAGCTGCTTCGGCCAGGAAATTGTACGCAAGTTCTTCCTTTATTGATCCGAAAAGCGAAAATCAATGCGAAATTGTGACGGAGACGGCGAAAAAACACTTTCAGAATGCTGACAGGAAAGTGATAAGAGAGAGGCATTACAGAGGAGTGAGGCGAAGGCCATGGGGGAAGTACGCGGCGGAGATACGTGACCCGGCTAAGAACGGCGCGAGAGTGTGGCTTGGCACGTACGAGACGGCCGAGGAAGCTGCGTTGGCTTATGATGTAGCGGCTTATAGGATGCGAGGCTCCAAGGCTCTGCTTAATTTTCCACACCGGATTGGCTCCGGTGAGCCCGAGCCTGTTAGAATCACTGCTAGGCGCCGGGATCCTGAGGCGGATTTGGATAGCGGTtccccgaagaagaggaaaggcTTGGCAGCTAAGGAAGCCGAgttaaaatagagaaagaatCGAATGTGTTCCAGCTGGGACAGAAGATGGACCCACTTCCAATTGCCGAGCAGTTATTGCTTAGTTGACTCAGGAACAGAAGCAGTCTCCATacgcaaagaaaaaaaaaaaaaaaaaagcaatgaaaTCACTGTGAGGTCTTTTTTGGGTCATCACGTACAAAGTAAATTGAAATGTTAGTGCCAAGAGTCCGATGGCAATTACTACGTGAAAAACGATGCCACTTTTTCAGTGTAATATTCCCTCTGTTTATtgttaaatagaaaaatttaattacaatgtattaatatatatgttaatctaatataattgatcaaaaaataaattttattaaaaataatattaatttaattttttaaatataaaaaaatcatcattactacacaaattaatatataattatatttatatgtggCAAAACTCTTGTTAAATTAATTGACCACAATGatgatttttacaaattttaatatCCAAGTTTTTGTAAAGAGTTGACtccatctaaaaaaatatatataaaaaaaatattatttattgttgagtttttttttataaaagatttgtataatacttatctatttaaaatttatacttaACATTATTCAACCGCTATagattaagaaaacaaaagtgtTCATAAAACAAGTCATTGTAAAATGAAGCAAATTATGAGCCTCACAAAACAGTTACCTTTATGAAGCAAACCTTAAGAAGGATTAAAGAGAGATTTTGTTCATAATCCtgtatacattttatataaataattgtttgGCTTGCATTCTGTTAAAAATTCAATggatacatgcatgcaattgaaaagtgaataaacaaatttgaaagattaattaaaaaaaaatcaacttattttttatttaaagggTAAATTGAATctcgctatatatatatgaattttgttatatacagtcaattttatgtatttattatgCACTCTACTGATTTAATTGACcgaatcaattattttatattaaaaaaatgacgcaatcaatcacattagtagaaTATGCAAAAgttaagttttatatatattatgtgaaTTATATGcttaaattaacaaaaattttatgtgcattcacttttacgtattcttttaTGCACTCAAGTGATgtgattagttgtgtattaaaaaaaattgatccagccaattatatcagtggagtgcgtaaAAAGTACGcaaaaataactgtacataACATTAATcttaaattaatatttctttataatttagaAGGTTAGACTTTTGATATATTGGACCAATTATTACGAATCACtttattatgaaattttagaaGAAGTGAGATATTTGTATAAAGTTCTTTATTACGAATCACTTACAATTCTAAaacgtcctctctctctctctctctctctctctctctctctctctctctctctctctctctctctctctctctctctctctctaacaaaaCATTAAAGAATTAATGAGCAATGTGAACGATCTTGATCTTATGAACACGTGGGTTTAAACTTTAAAGCAAGTATTTATATCATGGTAATTTATCTccctttcaaaaatattaatgtaatcGGGTGTACAATCTTTAGCGTTTTAGAGTACTTTTCGTTTAGTACCCTTTAACTGTTTAATAATTGAGGAGTCATTTTcgtagcatgcatgcatgtcaattaacacacttttatttttcttcttcaatggAAGGCAAGAGAAGAGGATATATACCTATAGGTCGACGTTTACAAAAGAAGCAtgctttggattttttttatttttatttttattttttaagaagaagacgatactccaattttattaaaagcccTCATTTTCTACGGAAGAAAACTGTAATTACAACCCGACACCTGGGGGTTACAGATACACAAAAAGACTAAACCCAGGCATTAAAAGCTAAAACACTCAAACAATAGATAACCAATACAGTACAGACCAAAATACTACCCGAAAAGAGCCAAGAAAGAAGTACCTGCAGGAAAGAGCACAAACAACAAAGGATCAATCAAATAAAGCTAATTAAGACATAACTAGTAGAACTACGTAGTTCGCAGATAAGGGAGACCAAGTCTATCCATGCAAAGAAGGCCTCGAAGCTTGCTGGGCAAGAGATCATGAGCATCAAACCATTCCGAGTTAGGACCCCCCGCTCCTTGCTTGGCAAGAAAATCAGCCACAAAATTGCCTTCTCGAAAAACATGTTTCATCGTATACTCCATACAAGAAAGATAGCCCTAAATTTCATCCCAGAAATATTCTAAATACCAAATATTACAGTTTCCTTTAATGATCCAGTTGACAAGAAGTTGAGAATCAGACTCAATCTCTATGCGACAAATTCCTAGGTGATGACAACAGTGGATCCCTTCCAACAAGCTTTTCATCTCCGCAAAATTATTGGAACCCTGGCCCAGAAACACAGAATAAGTCCCAAGTAATTTACCATCTTCATCACGAATAACTCCAGCTCCAGCCGGGCCAGGATTACCCAAACTACTTCCATCAATATTAAGCTTAACCCAACCCTGTTGAGGGCGAAACCACCTCACCACATGAACCTTTTTAGGACTATGAGGTAAAATATGAATATCCAAACGGTTTAAAATAGCCTCATCCTTCTTGGAAATCTTGgaagattttaaaaacaaagTCATAATCTTGCGAAGCCAAAGTTTAACAACATACCAAATCGATTCAACTATGTCACTCTTGGCCTCAAATCTGGCTTTGCAACGCCAATCCCATAGCTTCCAAGAGATAATAGAAGGAATAATGCCAAAAACAATTCTCAATTGGGAAGATTTACTAGCACGCCAGAATCAAAAATTGATTTGCTCTTTCCAAGTTTGAAAAGCGCCCATATGCACACCTAGATTGATGGCAGCTAAACGCGAAATTTGTCTAACAATATCACCAGAGCAAAGAACAAGATTAAGATCCTCCGTATGACCCTGAGAACAAAAATTACATCTAGAAGCCAAAGGTACCCCGACTCTTTGGATTAGTGGGGAACATTTTCGCGTTTATaagtatgaaaaataatattgttcctTTCCCGCTTAAAGCTAGCTTTCAAatgtaaaattaagaatatacGATTTATGTGTCGAGAAATACTTTAGGTCCCGAATTCAGGACCCAAATTGTGTTTTGAaagactttttttcttttatatttagtgattaagaaagtattttttagtgattttgagaaattttttaaaaatatttaagaatattaaaaaaactaataaaaaatataaaaaagaaaaaaattatctcgtTTGGTGGATATTCAGAGTATCCTTTCTGTGTCAAAGAAATTAATTCccattcaaattttattttttttaatctgtaatttgattaattaatatctatgttgattttcatatataaaagatCTACGTTGCAAGACATCATGATCAAGACTTTAATTTGGTCACTGAGATATTAGTGGGAAATTACTATTTTATGTAGTAAAGGTGAAGAAGACatcatagtatatatatatattagcatacaTGTGAAAGCAACAAATCTTAAACTTTGTTCACATGACTAGAATCAAAAGATCCTACGTACGTAATGCATCATGTGTTTCTAATTTATTTCCTCGTTCAAAGTTTCAGCCGGGCTCCAAGTCTCGCACTAGCTAGTTCTACTGAAGTTGACCAAAGTTTCAGCCTTTTATGCACGACCAAACTTGACTAAAATAGAATAATGTTAACTATACAATTATACACATCTTTCATATCAACCCCTAATTATTATAACAAATTCCTTTGCCTTATCATAATTTTTGACAAATATGCCGTACGTGATCTCCACGGGCAATTAGTGCTTTAATTTAGGTGTATGTACCATTCATTCATGGCTGACTTTTACCAAATACCAAAcacaaattattttctaaatcactttatcacaaaattttatatttatgttgtcattttcttgatctcttttaagtttttctaattttccggtttggatacaaaagtctccaaacttatctcaactcatcttatttaatcattataatttttataaatttttacataaaatataataaataatttaactttttcaaatcccaaaacaataataatagtaaaaaaataatattataacaatattttatttaattttcatctcaacctatctcatttcaactcactatcatttaaataatataatgatgAGAAGTggcaaattaaatatattacttttaggaaaatatgatatataatttaacattttctattaattatattaaaagataacCACAATCAATCTCAATTTATTGATGTTTATAAGAGAGGTATTTTATGTCCCGTTTAAAACTTGGATTGAATTAAAATCAactcagttcagtctaattttaaactaaatttaaTATCCAAATACCCAACTCTTAAATCACTAAActcatttaaatctaaaacctCTTTATACATGAGACTTGCAATtattttcaactcaataccTCTTTACATGTGGAACTCactttcaacttctcataaatatatctaaacttatcttaacatccaaacatatttaaattcatcttaggtGGGTTTTACAAAACAAACTCtactatctcaactcactattatttataaaaaaatttaacttatcttaacatccaaacggaAGCTGCCTATTCAAAATCCTAACTTCTAACTCTTTCAAATtgaaaacgaaaaaagaaattaacagTTGAGGAAATATGTTACTCAGAATATCAGATCCTCAATTTCAAACAAATACTGTAATACAAGCACCGTAGAAATGGCCCAGGGCCGATGCGGTCCGGCATTTCGGCCTAAATGGATAGATGGCCCTGATTTAGCATCCTCGGCCATATTTTAGCTGGGCCGATCGAAAAGGATTCGGCTTATCCTTGGCCCAACATGTGGCTGTAAAATTAGAAATTGCTCGACTAATTTCTGTGCCCGCTAGGTTTTGTCGCAGCACACACCCACAACGGAGTTAGGTCGGTCAGATCGTCATCATCATcgtactctctctctcacgaAAACATTTTCCGGAAACCCGAAACCATGCACTATAGAAATAGTTGTGCAAGGGGCAAACTATACCAAGCCCAGGCACATCAGGTCCAGCCTACCAAATGACCATTGCTATTTAATTACCAGAAGATAAAAAGAGATAATAGAGATAAAGAGGAGATAATGGAGATGATTAGTGTGTCAGGAAGAAAAGATAGACAATATTAAGAGAAACTGGGAAAAGGAGATGTGGTCAGACATGAAAATGGAAGGGTGGCCATGCCTAACCATAATAGGGAGACGCGCGGAAAGAATGATCAGATAAAAGGGGACTTCGACATCTAATTCGGGGCTTCTTCTTCAGCAGGTTCTTCAACCTAGCGACCTGGGTTCCAGAATAGTACTTCCTCCAGCAAATAGATCCCGAATATTCATTATATGGTGATGATGAGAAACTGtaaaataagtatattatagtaGATTTTTTCTCTCCAAACTCTACGTGAAGGTAGGCAATATGTtgaactatataaatatatgtgtttctcttttcatttcttctatGCTTATTTTCCTTTAACCATCATGGATGTATGCATTGATACCGTACAGTCACACCGAAGCATTATCTGGAACTCCATACCACACCGATTGAGGTTAGAATCGTCACAAGCGAACCGAAAATgcctctttctttccttccagtTTGTTATGCATTTTTTTCAGCATCAACAAGTAGtataaggggaaaaaaatatgaatgaatgcatattaaaagatggtagaaactatggaaaaaaatttaatgaataTTATAATTTCATTAATGCGTAGTACTgtgtatatacatacatacatattaaaattgtAGTATTACTACTCGTATTATAAACCGATCGTTCCGATCATAAATCAGACAAAAACGTTCGACGTACGTGTCTTAAAACCAAGCCCCTGCGTCTACATGCAACCCCTGCATGAAAGCTCCCCACCACGTGCCGCCACGTTGTTCAACGCGTGCCTCTCGAGTACCCCTACACTCCCACCATCTCTATAAACCCCACCTCCCTACCCCGCCCGTTTCTCAGCATTATCACACAATTTCCCATTAGCATACGCCACTTCTGCTCGATTCCCAATCCTCcgatcatcatcttcatctaaTGGCTGAGCACCAACAGCAATCCCAGCGTCCGGACCTGCAACCTCGGTCCCATCAAGTCGTGAAGGCAGCCACCGCGGCCACTGCCGGAGGGTCCCTCCTTGTCCTCTCCGGCTTGATCCTAGCCGGTACGGTCATTGCCTTGACCGTGGCCACCCCACTGTTTGTGATATTCAGTCCGGTTCTCGTCCCGGCGGTCATCGCGGCGGCCCTTATTATCCTTGGGTTCTTGGCGTCCGGCGGCTTCGGTGTAGCGGCGGTGACCGTTTTGTCATGGATATACAGGTACGTTACAGGAAGGCAACCACCCGGCGCGGAACAAATCGACCAGGCACGCATGAAGCTGGCGAGTAAGGCTCGAGAGATGAAGGACAGGGCCGAGCAATTTGGACAGCAGCATGTCTCTGGTGCACAGGGTTCTTAAGCTGTAACGTACGTAGTACCATATAAGATGCATCGATCTCGTGATGATCtctccctcctcctcctcctcctcctccaactCCAAGTGATGGAAGCTGCTGCACGTACTAGAAGGTTTCATTGGTTGTCGTTAATTTCTCGTACTTATAATTCTGTAGCTTTTTGAGTGTGATGGAAGCTGCTGCATGTACTAGAAGGTTTCATTGGTTGTCGTTAATTTCTCGTACTTATAATTCTGTAGCTTTTTGAGTACTTTTATGCATGGCGTCTGTATCACTGTCGATGTAATAAGTTAAAACACTTATGAAGTGAACTTGAATTCCCATAATTTGTCATTTTCCTACGTAATTGAGGCGCTGGATTAATGGGGCTCTGATTATTATCAACATTAATTTTATTAGctgataaattattattttagctTTTAGGAAATTTAGTTATTTTGTCTTGATCAcgataataataaagaaaatcttaaaaagaaatttagttcataattctattttataataaaagtaattatgAACTGAAAATGATACGATTTATACATTGATAGGGAGTAAACATTTTTTGTATTGGAAAGTGAATAATATGACTCAAACAGCCATAAATACAACATTTAGCTCTGAATACTTTTTTGCGATTTCTCTCCTATGAAGACACTAAAAATATTCTGTGGGATGGGAATTCTTCAATAATTACAAAAGTATTGCTACGCCGGCTAAGACCTAAAGGTCACGAACTTGcgtacataatttttattttcctattaaGTTCAATCATACAAGGtacatatttcttttctaatcgGATACAAGCTGGAATGCTTGGATAAAAAAgggtagaaaatgaaaatgaagaaggtGCTGCAAATGCCAATAATAATACATCGATCAGTGATGAATCCTTTGCTGATTGAAATATAATCCATCTCTTTAGGGTTTAGGACGGGATTCCTGGCTTTGACATTTTCTCAAGGGTAACATTACAATTGTCCATGGTGCGCGCATCAAGGAGACCGTGATTCCATAGCTTGATCATGAATAATCTCCAACACCTGCCAACCGGCCACCCatgaacatattatattattagtaCTTCAGACAAAATAGAACTTAGGTTGAAATCTTACCAATCAAATAAGGAATTAACATGCAAAATATCATATGTATTTTAGGTCGCGTGCCATATTTTCAAAGGATGACTTGGAAGGAATGGCCATAACTACTATTTGGAATCACATGAAAATGGCTTACCAGATCAAGGCAGGGTTCCGGACCAGGTCAGGTCCATGCAGTCTCGAAAAGGCCTCACATGCCCAAGGAATATGACCATCTGCTAGCACCCTGACATTATCATATGAAATATTTCAAACCAAAAGCTTCAAAAGAATAAAACCAATGCCGAAGACCATTTTGGGCAGTTCAGAGAGGCATGGCACTGAATGGTTGTCTTCTGGCAATGGACATCAAATGAGAGTCCCTAGCAAagcaataaaaataagaaagtcACAACGAGGAGAGAAGATTACCGTTGCTTCCTCACAAAAGAGTTCCACATGTGCATCATCAACTTCTCATCCTTGGTCACATCAACAAAATCATCAAGCATCTGCAACATTCTAGATTGTATCAATGCTATCTCATATTCTGAATCACCAACGAGGACAGAAAATTGCGAGTAAAACATGGGCAGAGATTCTAGTTGAATTGAACGAGCTTTTACCCATACTACCCAACCCAAAGCCCAAATATTGTCAGCAAACTGACCATTGACTCAAGAAAGACTGGACCAAGACtttgttttatcattcaaaCTTTATCAATGGAGACCAAAAAGGAAGAACCGCCATTAAGAAGCAAAGATGTGCACACACGTACACATGCATTTAACGAGCCAACAATATGCAATTTACCACAATCATAAACAATTAACTTCCGGAAACGAGACCATGCATCTGCATGTCCAATTTTCCAGTTGGTTAGCGTGCAATGTGCTGAAACTTCTGAATTGCTATGAAATACATTCCATATGTAAGCAACAAATATTGGAGTACGGAGGCTTTAAATAACtctgtaaaatattttgaatttcatgttAGTTGTTTCTCACattgttttgtttcttcaatttcaacTCACTGATTTTGTGCACGAAGCCCTATAATCAGACCAATCAACCATTGAACCCACAACAGGAAAGTTTCAGGAGTTTCCcttgttttggttttaaaacaTAGAGAATGTACATCATTTCCACTTTTATCCCGTAAGGGATCCTAATTTTGATCCTTAAAATTGATACTTCTTGAGGTTACCTGAAAAAGTCTCTTCAACAGAAACTCTTCTCAAACCAAAGAAACAATTGCAAGGAAACAACaccaaaaaaatattgttaaccAGAAAATCATTAAGCATACTCTCCGATCTTCAAAATCTGCAACATCGTCATCAACTTCATCCTCACTATCCCTATCTGCTAATACTTGCTCCGGTGCCATCAGCTTCAAGGACAAGATAATAACTAGTTTCAGATATTTTGAGTAATAAGTATCGAAAACAAAAGATGATGTTGCTGAAAAGAAAGTTAGATATCCCTAAACGATATGAAGTTGTCACCTGAGCTCTATGCGAGTGAAAGAACTGTCGCTTCCGCAGCAGGGCACAGCTGAAAAGATTAGGAAAAGTAAATGTAATAGTCTGGATTTGCTGTGCAATGTCATCTTTTATGGTAcataaaatgatgaaatttctagTTTATAAATTCCGGACAAACCAAATCTTTATGTGCTGTCAATAATATATGTCTGGTTTGATCATCTGATAATGTCCCAAAATAGAATACAAGCTTGGTTAGATATGAGCCAAATACCACTTGGTACTGGATGTCGCCAAACTTTGAAGATAAAGATCCTGTTTGAGGCTATGAGCCAATGCAAGGCATTTGACTAAACATCTTAACTAGGGAGATTCCAAGGTTGCGAAACTAGGCAAGTTAATGGCCTTGCAGCAAGGAATGGCCACGCAAATGCCATAGGAATAAAGTTCATTTACCTCAGTATAATCTTCTCGTATTTTTGCAAATAATTTAAGCAGGTAAATGAAATAAGAGAGATTGAAATGGATTTTGGTAGATGAAGACATTGCATTTCAGACATTTATAGTTGCTTAAAGAGAGAACATGAAAGGCAATATCTTTACTCTAACGTTAAT comes from the Carya illinoinensis cultivar Pawnee chromosome 8, C.illinoinensisPawnee_v1, whole genome shotgun sequence genome and includes:
- the LOC122318352 gene encoding oleosin 1-like; the encoded protein is MAEHQQQSQRPDLQPRSHQVVKAATAATAGGSLLVLSGLILAGTVIALTVATPLFVIFSPVLVPAVIAAALIILGFLASGGFGVAAVTVLSWIYRYVTGRQPPGAEQIDQARMKLASKAREMKDRAEQFGQQHVSGAQGS